In Sesamum indicum cultivar Zhongzhi No. 13 linkage group LG1, S_indicum_v1.0, whole genome shotgun sequence, the sequence CATGATCATGAAGCGCGGCAAGATCGCCGGCAAAGCCGCCATACAGAGTCTCATGCACCACCACCATAACCACGCTGCTGCCTCCGGCGAAGAGTCTACAGACCGCCACCTCTCCTTCCCCGACGAGTACGAGTTCAGCTGCAGCAACAGCCCCGCTTACCCTGTTTTCCACCTCAACAAGCGCAAGCGCTCGCGGCCCGCTGAACAGGATCTGATAATGGCGGCGGCCATGGAGATGATCAACAGCGCGGCGGCGTCTCCGGCGCTGCCGGGGTTCGGGAAGAGCCCCGTCGTGAGGCAGCTGAGGGTGACTGACTCGCCGTTCCCCTT encodes:
- the LOC105163748 gene encoding uncharacterized protein LOC105163748, translating into MEQNLPIIAKKIWKIVRVVYFMLRKGISKGKLFAELSMIMKRGKIAGKAAIQSLMHHHHNHAAASGEESTDRHLSFPDEYEFSCSNSPAYPVFHLNKRKRSRPAEQDLIMAAAMEMINSAAASPALPGFGKSPVVRQLRVTDSPFPLRDIDEDSKHVDEAAEKFIMKFYKDLRQQNSVACLGYS